The region ACTGCACCGTCAGTCCGCGAGTGCGGCCGAACTGCAGGTCGCGCGAGAACTGCGCGTTGAGCAGCCGGCTGCCGGGGCCGATGATGACGTTCCGGCCCGCGCTGCCGAAGGTCCCCGGCAGCGGCACCGCGAACGCCTCGGTGTTGAAGAAGCGGTCGATCGTCGGGCCGGCGATCTGAATCGGCCCGCCGAGATAGTCGGCGCGCAGCGTGCCATTGGTGCCGCGCGCCGCGTCGGCCGCCGCCGCCTGCAGGCGGGGCGTGAGCGGCGTGCCCGACTGCCAGACGACGTTCGCCGAACCGCGCCAGCGTCCGAAGATCGCGGCGAGGCGGCCGCCGTTGTTCAGCCAGCGCTTGTTGGGCCCGAACGGCAGCTCGAACGACAGATTGCCGGAGAGCTGGTGCCGGCGGTCGAAGCTGGAGAGCGCCCACTCGGCCGCGAGATTCTGGTCGTTCTGCGCCACCACCGTGCCGCCGCCGATGTTCGAGGCGTCGTCTTTCGACCTGGCGAGCGTGTAGGCGATCGATCCGCCGAGTCCCTTCACCATCCGCCGCTGCAGGCGGAACGTGGCGGCGTTCAGCACGGAGGATCCTTCGGAGGTCTGCCAGAGGAATGGCTGCACCCCTTCGATGCGCAGGCCGTCCGGCCCGCGGTTGGGGGCGCGAATCACGTCGAGACTCGCGCCGGTGGTGCGGGTGTAGCCGGCGCCGGCGTTCCAGTTCTGCGTCAGGTCGCGCGAGAAATCCGCGTTCCACGTCTGCACCCGTCCCAGGGCGTAGTTGGCGTCGACGCCGTAGGTGTTGGCGACGCCGGTCACCGCGTTGAGGAACGCGTTGGTGAGCGCGAGCGGCACGACCGCGTCGCCGATCACCGTGTCGCTCGTCGAGAACGGCGGCTGCACCGCGAGCTGGCGCGCGATGTTCGCGTAGGACCCCGAGTTGAAGCTGATGCCGTAGCCGCCGCGGAGGATGGTGCCCGGTGCGATGCGCCACGCCGCGCCGACCCTCGGCGCGACGTTGTTGGTGTCGGCGTTCAGCAGTCCCGACGGGAACGTGCCGTGGAACGGTCCGCTGTCCCCCGGCAACACCGGCGCCGCCGCGGTGAAGTCCGGCGGGACGTCCAGGTTCACCATGTGGCCGCTGCGCTCGACGAAGGGCCAGATCAATTCATAACGGACGCCGAGATTGAACGTGAGCGTGCCGCTCTTCCGCCAGTCGTCCTGGAAGAACAGGCTCATCGACTTGCCCGTCATCCGGATGTTGCCGGGGCCGTACTGCACCGAGCCCTGCTGCGGCAGGCCGAGCAGGAAGTCCGCGAAGTCGAGGCCGCCGCTGCGCACGACAGGCGATCCGCCCGCCGCGTACAGCCCGGTGAAGACGAAGGCGCCGTTCGCGTTCGCATCCGACTGGCTGGCGGTGCGATCGAAACGATAGTCGCCGCCGAACCGCAGCTGGTGCGTCTTCCAGGGCTGCGTCCAGTTGTACGAGAGGGCGACGCGGCGATCGCTGCGCCTCGAGGGGGTGACGTCGCGCACGCTCGAGATGCTCGCGAACGACAGCGACGGAATCCCCCAGTTGAACGGGTCCGTCGAGATGCCGCCGATGCCGATGTCGCCGGCGACGTTCTCGACGCCCGCATAGTTGTTCGAGGTGTTGGAGGAGGTCGACGAGAAGTTGACGCTGATCGCGTGCAGCGTCCGTCCGTGCCGGACGTTCAGCGACACCGG is a window of Vicinamibacterales bacterium DNA encoding:
- a CDS encoding TonB-dependent receptor, coding for METTPVSRRAAGLAAGLLAALALMNPLDARQTSAGGGCRISGRATSGATPLPGVAITLKIGDVVRAATSTETDGAYSVALAPGEYTLTAELAGFTRVQRPLVVADPGAAGSGCAQTVDVSLVLPPRQAPAPQAARAPQRGAAPTSVVPVQQADTAAQAPAADREAEEAAARLLLPAGFSTDAPSDAIAITGGNASLDRGLLNDRFDAIGRGVFDPATGEFAAGFAGEQGGRGGPGGRGGFGGPGGPGPGGRGGEGRGGPGGPGGPGGFVIGGRGGQQQRYNGTTNYTFGGSALDAAPYQLRSGSAVQERPYTRQSFGGTLGGPVKLPGIYDGTRRTNFTLTYNGNRGSNLFDQYATVPSPAMRTGDFSASAAPVIDPRTGQPFPGNVIPIERMDPAAVALLRFIPLPNLSGPTRNFHNIGTSQSSGDNVSVRVTHNFTPAPAGGRGGGGRGGFAAGGQRPAGGRGGRGAAQGTSVNLTAQLQYRRNRNDQRNVLPALGGENAGTNVAVPVSLNVRHGRTLHAISVNFSSTSSNTSNNYAGVENVAGDIGIGGISTDPFNWGIPSLSFASISSVRDVTPSRRSDRRVALSYNWTQPWKTHQLRFGGDYRFDRTASQSDANANGAFVFTGLYAAGGSPVVRSGGLDFADFLLGLPQQGSVQYGPGNIRMTGKSMSLFFQDDWRKSGTLTFNLGVRYELIWPFVERSGHMVNLDVPPDFTAAAPVLPGDSGPFHGTFPSGLLNADTNNVAPRVGAAWRIAPGTILRGGYGISFNSGSYANIARQLAVQPPFSTSDTVIGDAVVPLALTNAFLNAVTGVANTYGVDANYALGRVQTWNADFSRDLTQNWNAGAGYTRTTGASLDVIRAPNRGPDGLRIEGVQPFLWQTSEGSSVLNAATFRLQRRMVKGLGGSIAYTLARSKDDASNIGGGTVVAQNDQNLAAEWALSSFDRRHQLSGNLSFELPFGPNKRWLNNGGRLAAIFGRWRGSANVVWQSGTPLTPRLQAAAADAARGTNGTLRADYLGGPIQIAGPTIDRFFNTEAFAVPLPGTFGSAGRNVIIGPGSRLLNAQFSRDLQFGRTRGLTVQFNANNLLNGVNYTRVDTTVNSPTFGQVLAVGPMRSAQLNLRFRF